The Flammeovirga agarivorans DNA window CACTATTTACAAAGAAACAAATAGTATCAAGTGGACTACAGTAGCATCTATCCTACCTGTAATTATGGGCTTTTTAGTTTGCTTCATAGTCACTCAATGTTATTACTTATTAAGTTAGAAAAACATTTCATTTATGATAAGGTTCAAGTATATCAGATGCTTGAACCTTTTTTGATCTAAGAAATTTTAGAAATCATCTTAAAAAGTAATGCATCACATTAAAATCAGGTGTAATTCATTATTTTTGTAAGATCATTCAAAACGATAAATATGACGAATTTAATTAAAGTTGGTGGTGCAGAACTTAACCAAACTCCATTGGATTGGACCAACAACTTTCAAAATATATTAGAGGCAATAAATACCGCTAAGGAGAATAAAGTCTCAATCCTTTGTTTACCAGAATTATGTCTTACTGGCTACGGTTGTGAAGATGCTTTTTATGCTCCAAATACAGAGCAGCAAGCATTAAAACTATTGGGTCAATTATTACCACACACAAAAGATTTAGTTGTTTCTGTGGGGTTGCCTTTAAGACATCAAAATAAACTATACAATACTGTTGCTTTAATTGCTGATCAAGAAATCCTTGGGTTTGTTGCCAAAAAGCATCTTGCGGGGAATGGTATACATTATGAACCAAGATGGTTCACTCCTTGGAAAGACGGTGAAAGTGGTACTATAACCTTTGATGATCATTTCACTTCAGTACTAGGAACAAATTCATTCCCTTTTGGAGATCTCTTATTTGATGTAAAAGGCGTAAGAATTGGTTTTGAAATTTGTGAAGATGCCTGGGTAGCCAATAGACCAGGTCGATCTTTGTACGCCAACGGTGTTGATATCATTCTAAATCCTTCTGCTAGTCATTTTGCTTTTGATAAATTAGATGTTAGAAAACGTTTTGTACTTGAAGGATCAAGAGCTTATGGCGTTGGTTACATTTATGCCAATCTGTTAGGTAATGAATCTGGCAGGGCAATCTATGATGGAGGTGTTATGATCGCGCTATCTGGAAAGCTTTTGTCTATTAGTAAAAGGTTTGCCTTTTATAATTACAAAGTAACAACTGCCACTTTTGATTTAGATGTAGCTCGTTTAGCACAAATTCAAAGTCATACTTCCAATACAGGTACAGCAAGTCATACAGTCGTTAATTCATCTTTCGAAATCCCAAGAACAGTCCCTGAGAAACATATTCCAGTTGAAGAAAGTTGGGAGCACTCTGTAAATATCAAAGAGGAAGAATTTGGTAGAGCCGTTGCTCTAGGACTTTTTGATTACATGAGGAAAAGTTTCTCTAAAGGATTTGTGGTATCCCTTTCTGGAGGTGCTGACTCTTCTGCCATTGTCACATTAATTCATTTAATGATTAAAATGGGTATTGAAGACCTTGGTATAGATGGGTTTAAAAAGAAATTAAGTTACTTCTCTACTTTAAAGGAATGTGATACAGATGAAGCACTTTGCGAGCTAATTCTAACGACTGCTTATCAGCCGACTGAAAATTCTGGTGATGTCACTTTAAATGCTGCTGAATCATTAGCAAAAGCTGTTGGGGCCACTTTCTATAATGTCAATGTAAACCCAATGTTTAAAGGGTATGTGAATGCTATAGAAAATGCGCTTGGCAGATCATTAGGTTGGGATACCGATGATATCACATTACAAAATATACAAGCGAGAGTACGCGCCCCTTCCGTATGGATGTTAGCTAATATTAATGGTGCTTTATTATTATCTACTTCAAATAGATCAGAAGCTGCCGTTGGTTATGCAACAATGGATGGTGATACTTCTGGAGGTTTAAGTCCTATTGCTGGTATCGACAAAAATTACCTTAGAAGTTGGTTACGTTGGATGGAAACAAATGGACTTGACAACAAATGGAATATTCCTGCTCTTAAGTTTGTGAATGAACAGCAACCTACTGCAGAATTACGTCCAAAAGATTCTAAACAAACCGACGAAGCAGATTTAATGCCTTATGATATTTTAGAAGAAATTGAAAAGCTAGCAATCAGAGATAAAAAATCTCCAAAAGAATGTCAGCTTTTCCTCTCTGCAAATCACCCAGAGGCTTCTCAAGAAACTATAAATGCATGGATCACAAAATTCTTTAGGCTTTGGAGTCGAAATCAATGGAAAAGAGAACGCTATGCTCCTTCATTCCATTTGGATGATAAAAACCTCGATCCTAAAACTTGGTGTAGATTCCCAATTTTATCAGGAGGATTCAATCAAGAACTTGGAGAGCTATAACAAAAAAAGCCTGTCGAAATCACTAATCGACAGGCTTTTTTTATTAATCATACTTTTTATGAAGAATTTCATTCATAATAAAAGCATCTCTAATTCTATTAGGACTTTTAAATAGTCCTGAAATATCTTTCTTAGCTTTTTTCTTTTTTGGCTTAGCGTTTCTCTTCTTTCTTCGTTCTTTCCTCTCTTCCTCAATATCATCAACTACATAATCATCCTTCCAATTATAATCATCATCATCTACAGGAGAATTATTTCTTCTTAGTGGAGATACATTTGTGGGGTTATAATCTCTTAAATCTTCCCTTAACTCCTCTTCCGCTCTTTCTGGATCTAGTGGATTTAATTGACGTTGTTGCTCCTGAATTTTACCTGGATCAATTAATATGTTTAATAAATCTTTAAAAGATGCAGGAGCCTGAGTTGATGAAGGTTGTTTCTGAAACTCTTCGGGATAGTCTTCCTTTTCTACAAATTCTTCTTCCTTTGGAGGAACAATATTCTGTGATGTAATATTTTGATGAGGTTTCTTTTTCTCTGATTTCTTACCCAAATTTGAGAGAAACCAATAAACTCCAACTCCAATTATTGAAAAAATGATCTCTTGAATACTATCCATATTGGTTTTATTTAAAAAAATCTGAGTTAATATTAATTACATGATTGTAAGCATAAATATAATCATTCTTACAAAATTGTTTCATGTATTTTTTTAAGAACTGAAGGTTTCTATTAATTTCGAGAAAAATACTATAACTAAACTCTGAATATGACTCTTGTATTAGCATTAATTGTTATTGGCGGATTATTAATATTTTTTTTAATTCTTAATCAAAAAAGTAAGAAAAAGAAAAAAGCCATCCAAGCACAAAAAAAGCTAGAGATGGACAGATATGACAGGTATATGAGAAGGTTTGATGACCCTTCTTGCCTAACTAAACTTGAACCTACATCTTCAAAAGTTGCTGGTACAAGATATGCTAATGATGATACAGGAGAAAATCGTCAGACAATTCTAAAAGCAACAAAAGAAGGTGAACTTCTTATGCTTATTCCCGATGAGTTGAATCGATATGACAATGCCGCTATTAAAATCATGCGATTAAATGGTAAGCAAATTGGATTTTTAGATATGGATGCTTCACTAGAAATAAAATCTAGGTTAATTAATAGATCTCCTGTTGAAGCAAAAGTCTCTAAAATATATGAGAAAGGCGGTGTATTAGAATGTGATATAGAATTGCAGCGTTATAGTAGGAAAATTAAAAAACAATAGGATTAGACAATCCTTTTAATAACTAAACATAAAAGTTCATTTATAATGAAAAATCTAGCAAAAGGCCTTATCGGTATCTTATTACTTTCAGCGGTAGCTTGTTCATCACCTTCAAACTCATCAAAAGAAGAAACTTCAAATAAAAAGGAAGTAGCTACAGAAAGTGCTTCTTACTCTTATGATGCAGCGGCCACTCAAGTTGCATTTACAGCTTTTAAAACTACTGATAAAGTTCCTGTTGGTGGTAAGTTTATGCAATTTGAAGCTACTCCTGCTGAGGCTTCAGTAAGCAACCCAATCGATATCTTGAATAACTTAAAGTTTTCAATTCCAGTAAGCTCAATCGAAACAAATGATAAAGGCAGAAACGGTAAAATTGTGAAGTATTTCTTTGGTACTTTAGCTTCTACTGAAAACATCTCTGGTGTTATAAAAAGCGTGTCTAATGGAAAAGCATTAGTAAGTATCACTATGAATAACATTACAAAAGATGTTGAATTAACAGCAAAAGCAAGCGACAATGTTGTTCTTGTAAAAGGTGCAATTGATGTAGCTAATTGGGATGGTATTGGAGCTATCGACGCATTAAATAAGATCTGTTATGACTTACACAAAGGTGCAGATGGTAAAAGTAAATTATGGTCTGAAGTTGATCTGGTAATTAAATCAAAATTAGCTTCTAACTAAGACAAAATCACAAGCCGTACTTCTTTAAAAAGTGCGGCTTTTTTATTTTTCCATGTAATGCAAGCCACCATCTAAAGCAAACGATATTTAAAGAAAAGAAGCTAGCTCCTCCAATCACAATTCCCCAATTCCATAATATCATTGGGTCTCCTAAAACATAATACCTGAATGTACTTATCAAGAAAATACCAAAAGTCACTTCGATAAAGAATTGAATTGACCAGAAACTCGTTTTCACCCTAACATAAGTCTTCTTCCAGTCAAATGATATAATGATTAACCATAAACAATTTAATGCTCCAAAAATTGAAACAGCTATCCATATTATTAAATGAATATTCATCGTTATGGTATCGGTTACTTGCACTTCAGTAAATAAGTAAGGTAAATCTTTGACAAAATACCCTTCCTCTCCTGTAATTGCATCCAATAAAAAATGTGTAGCAATACCTACAGATAAAGAAAATAATATCTGGAAAAATGAATAATGTCGGGTTTGTTCATAATACACATGGAACCGTATTGGGCTTACATTGGTCAACACCGGACGAATGATCCAATAATTCAAATAATAAATCATTAAACCCGCCGGAATATCAAATAAGAAAATTCCAAATACTGTATGCCCTACTTTATCACTTACTTGTAATTCCAAGAAGTGTTCAAAGTCTGGTATCATACTTCCTATAATTAAAGCAGAAACAGATAGAAAATGAGAATACCTAAATAATGGCAAGACTGCCATTGGGTGAGCAATAGGAATGGGCATATAGTTAATTAAGGTTATAATTCATTACAACATGATTTTCTGTTCTTTTAGTTTAGCTTCCTTTTTTAGTTTCAATTTTTTGATCAAATATTTCCAATGAAATGATGTAAATATTAAACTATACATCAACGACCCGCAAACAATCACTCCTGTTTTTAAATAATTATCTGGCAAAGTCATATTGTACATTCTTATAAATACTATCATTTCAGCTATCGTAAGCATTTCGATAAAAAAGAAATAATACAAATGGTCATATATCTTTTTTAAGGTACAATTAGATATATATTTTACAATCTGAATAAAAACAATGAATGTACCTAGAATTGAGAATGTATACCAATTAAAAATAAAAAGCTTAATATGGTTATAGCCGAACCTCGATAAATCAGTGGAAAGTATAGGAAGTCTTTTCACAAAGAAACCATTGGTTCCACTTACCCCATCTAAAATAAGATGAGATCCAATTCCAATAATAATTGAGACTAATACCCACTTTATTGATAAAGCTTTTGGTTTATCATTTATTTCAAATGGTAAAACTTCTTTTAGTACCGGGAAACATATTTTTTTCCATATAAAATAGAAAGCTAATGCTACGGGTATATCAAATAGGAAAACCCCTAATAAAGTATGGCCAAATTTTGAGCTAAAGTCTAAAATAAATAAATGCTCAAAGTCTGGAATAATACTACCTAGCAACAACCCTATAAAAGAAAGTTGCTTTATTTTTTTAAAAGGAAATATATATGCCGTGTGTGCAAAAGTAATGGGCATGTTAACAATGAGTGATTAATAATGATAGTATAATTTAATTATTTAGAGGAGGAATTAATAGTTGCTTTGACAAATTCGATTTTCCTTTCTAATTCCCATTCTACGGGCATCCAATTTATCTTCGTTTTTTTCTCCATTCTCCTAAACCACGTCATTTGACGTTTTGAAAATTGTTGTATTGATTTCAATAAAACCTCTCTCATCTCATCATATGTGATCTCTCCTTCAAGATACTCAGTAATATGACGATACTCTAAACCATAAGACTTTAATTTTCCTGACTCTATTCTCTCAAGTAATGATTTCACCTCATCAATCATCCCTTCTTCTAACCTCTCATTTAACCTTCTCTCTATTTTTGACCACCTTGTGTCTCGATCAATATTAATTGCAAAATTAAATGTTGGAAGGTTCTTAAATTCTACGGGTTTATAATGTGTTTCGGGTTTATATTTCAGAAAATACTCTATTTCTATAGCTCGCATTAATGATCTGGCTCTATGGCCAATCCCTTCTAATTGTTTTTTTTTATTAGGTACCAATTCAAGATAAAACTTTTGCATATCTTCTAGAGATTGGTTTTCCCATTCAGACCTCAATGCTTCATTCCTTGGAATCCAAACTTCGTCATAACCATCTAAAGTAACGGCTTCAATATATAAACCTGTTCCTCCACATAGAATAGGAATATGATTATTTTTTAATATTGTATCAACAGATTCTGCGTAAAGTTTTTGAAATAAATAAAGATTAAAATCTTCACCTGGCTCACAAATATCAATGAGATGATACGGAATATCTTTTCCTTTGATTTTGTATTCTGACAAGTCTTTACCAGTACCAATATCCATCCCTTTGAATACCTGTCTCGAATCAGCACTAATTACTTCTCCACCAATTTGACTGGATAAATGAGTTGCTAAAGATGTTTTACCACTCGCTGTTGGCCCTGTAATAACAATTAATGGAGTATTATTTAAAGATTTTTCTTGTGACATACTAATATTCAATGACGTTCTTCAAAAAAGAATACGATATTATAATATAACAAATGTAATACATCGATTACAGAACTTTAGTATTTGGTTTGTCATTAAAATTGAATACCTCTACTCTAAACTTTCAGTGTTAAAGGCCCTAAAACAAAATATAAGAAAATCAATATTAAAAAGCACTCAGAGAGAAGCTGATAGAAACTTTTTCCTATTCTCATGTTTTATGTCCATAGGTGGTTTCACTTGGGGGCTATTGTCTTTATATTTCGAACTTGATATAGCTAGCGTTATCCCTATAGGTTATGTAATTTTTAGTATTTTCAATATCTATTTTTGGGTAAAGAAAGAAGACAAAGCAATTCATAAAGCACTACAAACTTTCTTTTCTATCCTCTTGCCTTTCATATTTCAATTAATATTAGGAGGAGCAAAATCGACTGGTGTTGTAATGATTTGGTCCTTATTTGCACTTACTGCAACACTTGCATTCTACAAAGGCAAAGCCTTAATGTATTGGCTCGGAATCTTTGTAGTATTACTCGGCATTGTCATCTTAGTAGACCATGAAATTGAATACATTACCCCAAAACAGTTAAGAAATTATCAGATCTTTAATATTCTATTACTGATTAATTTTTCAATGATATCTTCAATGCTATTCTTCTTGTCAAAGTTTTTTGTTGATCAGCAATTAAAGACAATGGATGAATTGGTCGAAACAAATGCCCAATTAATTGCTGCAGAAGAAGAAGTAAGACAAAACTCCGAGGAGATCTTTGTGATGAATGATATGCTGAAAGAGTCGAATAAAAAACTAGAGGGAGCTTATATTGAACTTGAAAAAACTAAAGACACAGAAATAGAAGCTATGAGCCACTCTATCTTTGAAAGTATAGATTATGCCAAACAAATTCAGAGTTGCTTTTTACCCCAAACCAATCGATTTAATGAAATCGTAAAAGACGGATTTATTCTCTTTAAACCTAGAGATGTTGTTTCTGGTGACTTTTACTGGTTTTATAAACAAGATCATTTTATTGTGATTGCAGCAGTTGATTGTACAGGTCATGGTGTTCCGGGTGCATTTATGTCTCTCTTAGGAGCAGAATCTTTAAACAGTATTATTGTTAATCGTCAGATTTTTGATTCTGCCGAAATTCTTAACCAATTAGACTATTTAATAAGAAAAAAGCTTAAGCAAGAAACTACAAACAATAAAGACGGAATGGATTTAGCCCTAACCGTTTTCAATACTCAAACGAAGATAGTTTCGTTTTCTGGTGCAAAAAATCCATTATGCTATACAAAGGATAATGAGCTAATAGTAATAAAGGGAGACCGACAACCTATCGGTATGTTCCATCCTGACCAAGCTCCCAAGGATTTTACAAAACACGAGTTTCCATACGATTCGAAGATGTGCTTTTACATGTATAGTGATGGTTTCCAAGACCAATTTGGTGGTGAAAAATTAAAAAAATTTATGCCCAAAAGACTTAAAGAAACTTTATTTAAGCACCATACAATGAGTATGAAAGTTCAAAACAGTCTATTGGATAGTACATTTAACTATTGGAAAAAAGACGAACAACAAACAGACGACGTACTTGTTATTGGGTTTTCTATAGATTAAAAAAAATTAACTTTTGGCATTTATTGTCGGTTATAATAGTATCTTTGCTAAGGACTAATTTTTTACTAACAACTAATTCATGATAGTTCGGTTTTACACTATTATCTCTTATTTCTTTATTTTTAGCATACTGTCTGCATGTAATACATCAAAAAAAAGTGATGTATCAGAAGCTACCGAAGTTGTTGTAGACACACCCGAAAAAGAGGAAATTATTTATAGCAACCATGATTTATCGGATATAAAAGAACGAGGAAAGTTAATTGCTCTTACTGCTTATAGCTCTACCTCTTATTTTGTATATAAAGGTGAAACTATGGGTTATGAGTATGAACTTTTAAAAAGACTTGCTGATGATCTAGACTTAGAACTTCATGTAAAAGTAAAAACCAATAGTGATAGCCTTAGAATTGCTTTACAAAAAGGTGAAGGTGATATTATTGCTTATGGTTTAGCTATCACAAAAGAAAGGCAAAAACTTGTTGATTTCACAAGCTCATTAATGAATATCAAACAGGTATTGGTACAAAGAAAACCTGAGAACTGGAGACATCTTCCAAAACATAAAATTGATAAAGCAGTAATCCGAAATGTAATTGAACTAAGAGATAAAGAAGTTCATGTTCGAGAAGGAACTCCCTATCAATTAAGATTAGAAAACTTAGAAGATGAAACTGGTGAAGACATCAATATTGTATTAGAAAACAAAAACATCTCTACTGAGGAATTAATTCACAGAGTAGCTGAAGGTAAAATCAATTACACAGTAGCTGATGAGAATATAGCTAAAGTAAATAATACCTATTACCCACAGCTGGATATTGAGACAGAAATCAGTTTTCCTCAACGTATCGCTTGGGCAACAAGAAAGCAATCCCCTCTCTTAAGAGATAAAGTAAGTCACTGGCTGGATTCAATGAAAAACACCACTGATTTTTATGTGATCTATAATAAATACTTTAAGAATACAAGGGCTCAACACAAAAGGTTCGACAGTAAGTATTTTAGTACTATTGAACATAGAGGTTTACTTTCTAAATATGATGACCTTATAAAAGAACAAGCAAAACCTTTAGGTTGGGATTGGAGGCTTTTAGCATCTTTGGTTTATCAAGAATCTAAATTCAACCCTAAAGCAAAATCATGGGTTGGTGCTGTAGGTTTAATGCAATTAATGCCTGCAACTGCAAAACAATATGGAGCCAACAACCCAAGAGATCCAAGACAAAATGTAAGAGCCGGCACTAAATATTTAAAGTGGCTTGAAGGCTTCTGGGATGGTATCGAAGATCCGAACGAAAGAATTAAATTTGTATTAGCTTCTTACAATGCTGGCCAAGGACATGTTCTTGATGCTCAAAGATTAGCTAAGAAATTTAACCATGACCCCAATGTTTGGAATGGTAATGTTGAAAAATATATGCTCCTGAAGAGTCATAAAAAATACTATAGAGATGAGGTTGTGAAATTTGGATATGCCAGAGGGAAAGAACCTGTCAATTATGTACAAAGTATCTTAGATCGATACGAAAGGTATAAAGAACTTCTCGATGCAAATCAATAGAAAAAAGCCTGTCAGATACAATTTGATAGGCTTTTTCAATGTTAGGAGAATGATTAATTAAAATCATCAATTTTAAGACTGTAACCTCTAACTCATTAGCATTAAGAAGGTTACAATCTTACTAGAAGAATTCTAGAATAGGTTTTTTAGCGTATATATTACACTTTAGTTATTTTAGGTTTAAAAGACGATTATTTATTCTTAATTTTGCGTTAAATATTAAATCTGTACTTGTAAATACTAACCACAAGGACCTTACAAGTAACACATATACATTCGACATCAAAGTCTGAAATTGTCCAACATTTAAGATGACAACAAAGCAAAATTTAGATTATAAATTCTCAAAAGAGGAAGTCCTCGAAGACCTGAGAATTGCAATCGAAAGTAGACACGCTAGTTTAATTGGTAGAAAAGAGGTATTCATGGGAAAAGCCAAATTTGGTATTTTCGGTGATGGCAAAGAAGTACCTCAATTGGCCATGGCAAAATTTTTCCAAAATGGAGATTTCAGGTCAGGTTATTATCGTGACCAAACATTTATGTTTGCCATTGGTGAATTATCTATCCAAGAATTCTATGCTCAACTATATGCCCATACAGATGTTGAAGCAGACCCCTCTAGTGCGGGTCGTTGTATGAATGCTCACTTTTCAACAAGAAGCTTAAACCCTGATGGATCTTGGAAAGATCTTACTAAACAAAAAAACTCAAGCTCTGATATATCTTGTACAGCAGGTCAAATGCCAAGATTAGTTGGTCTAGCTTATGCATCAAAGTTATACAGAGAAAATAAAGACTTAAATGGTGCTGAAATTGCCAAAAACTTCTCAGTAAATGGTAATGAAGTAGCTTTTGGTACTATCGGTAATGCCTCTTCTGCTGAAGGCATGTTCTTTGAGGCCATTAATGCAGCAGGTGTCTTAAATATTCCAATGATCACATCTATTTGGGATGATGGTTATGGTATTTCTGTTCCAAATGAGTATCAAATGACAAAAAATAATGTCTCTGCTGCTCTATCTGGATTCCAAAAAGAAAAAGACACAAACGGATTAGAAATCTTTACTGTTAAGGCTTGGGACTACCCTGCTTTAGTAGATACATATAAAAAAGCTGTTGATTTAGCTAGAAAGAATCATACTCCTGCAATTATCCACGTTATTGAGGTTACTCAACCACAAGGACATTCTACTTCTGGTTCTCATGAAAGATATAAGTCTGAGGATCGTTTAAAGTGGGAAGATGAGTTTGATTGTATCAAAAAAATGAAAGAATGGGCAATTGATGAAGGATTTGCTACTCAAGATGAAATTGATGCTATTGAAAAATCAGCACTAAATAAAGTAAAAGAAGAAAGAAAAGCTGCATGGGATGCTTTCAAGGCATCAATGAAAGTAGATTATGAGGTGGCAGTAGATCTATTAAAAAGAGCTACAAGTTCTCTTCCTCAAAACAATGATATTCTTCGTCTTTCAAAAGAATTACAAAAGACCATCAATCCTATTCGAAAAGATGCTATTTCTATTGTGAAAAAAGCACTTAGAGAGATGCGATTTGAAAACATTCCTGTTAAAGCAGAAATGCAAGCATGGTTGAAAAAAGTAAAAGAAGAAAACTACGATAGATACAGCAGTTATTTATATAGTGAATCTGATGAGGCTGCTTTAAAGATACCTCCTGTTGCTCCTGAATATTCTCCAGATTCACCAATGGTGGATGGTAGAGAAATTATGCAGGCTGCCTTCGATAAGATTTTTGAAAAAGACCCTAGAGTTTTCGCGATTGGTGAAGATGTAGGTAAAATTGGTGACGTAAACCAAGGTTTCGCCGGCCTTCAGGATAAGTATTCTGAAATCAGAGTAACTGATACGGGTATTAGAGAAACTACAATTTTAGGTCAAGGTATTGGAGCTGCATTAAGAGGTTTAAAACCAATTATTGAAATTCAGTATCTGGACTATATATACTATGCTATGTCAACTTTATCAGACGACTTAGCTTGTTTACAATACCGTACTAAAGGTGGACAGAAGGCTCCTGTTATTATTCGCACAAGGGGGCATAGACTAGAAGGTGTTTGGCACTCTGGTTCTCCTATTGCCGCATTATTAAATTCACTTCGTGGTATTAATTTCCTAGTACCTCGTAACATGACTAGAGCTGCTGGTTTCTATAACACAATGTTGAAATCAGATGAACCAGCTTTAATCATTGAATGTCTAAATGGCTACCGTTTAAAGGAAAAAATGCCAAATAATTTAGACGATGTTTGTACGCCATTAGGTGTTCCAGAGGTCATTAGAGAAGGGTCTGATATTACTATTGTTACTTACGGTTCTATGTGTAGAATCGTGATGGAAGCAGCAGATCAATTGGCAAAAATTGGTATTAATGTTGAAGTAATTGACGTTCAAACTTTACTACCATTTGATGTAAATCATATGATTAAAGAGTCTATCAGAAAGACTAACCGTGTAATTTTTGCTGATGAAGATATGCCAGGTGGTACTACAGGGTATCTGATGCAAAAAGTGATTGATGAACAACAGTCATTTGATTTATTAGATTCTAGTCCAGTTTGTATTGCTGCTCGTCCTCATCGACCTGCTTACTCAACAGACGGAGATTATTTCTCTAAACCAAACGCAGAAGATATATTTGAAGCTGCATATAATATTATGAATGAAGTAGATCCAGTTACATTCCCTGAGATTTATTAATAGATATTCAATAACTAAAAAAGAGAGTGATTCATAGTGAATCACTCTCTTTTTTTATAAAAAAACCACCTCAATTGAGATGGTTTCTTAGAAAATAACTTGCTGCATTTCGAGGGAG harbors:
- a CDS encoding thiamine pyrophosphate-dependent enzyme; the encoded protein is MTTKQNLDYKFSKEEVLEDLRIAIESRHASLIGRKEVFMGKAKFGIFGDGKEVPQLAMAKFFQNGDFRSGYYRDQTFMFAIGELSIQEFYAQLYAHTDVEADPSSAGRCMNAHFSTRSLNPDGSWKDLTKQKNSSSDISCTAGQMPRLVGLAYASKLYRENKDLNGAEIAKNFSVNGNEVAFGTIGNASSAEGMFFEAINAAGVLNIPMITSIWDDGYGISVPNEYQMTKNNVSAALSGFQKEKDTNGLEIFTVKAWDYPALVDTYKKAVDLARKNHTPAIIHVIEVTQPQGHSTSGSHERYKSEDRLKWEDEFDCIKKMKEWAIDEGFATQDEIDAIEKSALNKVKEERKAAWDAFKASMKVDYEVAVDLLKRATSSLPQNNDILRLSKELQKTINPIRKDAISIVKKALREMRFENIPVKAEMQAWLKKVKEENYDRYSSYLYSESDEAALKIPPVAPEYSPDSPMVDGREIMQAAFDKIFEKDPRVFAIGEDVGKIGDVNQGFAGLQDKYSEIRVTDTGIRETTILGQGIGAALRGLKPIIEIQYLDYIYYAMSTLSDDLACLQYRTKGGQKAPVIIRTRGHRLEGVWHSGSPIAALLNSLRGINFLVPRNMTRAAGFYNTMLKSDEPALIIECLNGYRLKEKMPNNLDDVCTPLGVPEVIREGSDITIVTYGSMCRIVMEAADQLAKIGINVEVIDVQTLLPFDVNHMIKESIRKTNRVIFADEDMPGGTTGYLMQKVIDEQQSFDLLDSSPVCIAARPHRPAYSTDGDYFSKPNAEDIFEAAYNIMNEVDPVTFPEIY